A region of the Roseovarius nanhaiticus genome:
CTTCATGGCAATCTCGGTCATGCGGCGGTCGCCGTCATAGGTTTGATCCAGGCACTTCTTCAGAACCGCCGCGTCGCTGTCCAAGCCAAGGCGGTTGGCGAAGGCGGCCAAAGTGCCATAGCCAGCCAATGCGTAATGCACCATGCGCTGGTATTGCGGGATTATGGCGGCGTCGCGCACGTCAGCGTCCGCGATCTCGTTGGACAATCCGTGTGCGCGCGCTTCTTTCACAAGGCCTTCCATGCCTTTGCAATGCTCGGCGCTGGGTTTGATGCCGTGCTCATTGCAGAGCTTTTCTATCTCGGCGATCCCGTCGGCAATACCGTTGCCGCCGGCGATCAGAGCCTCGGACAGCTCTTCGTCCTGGGCGGCGCGACCCAGTTCGGTCACGACGGGCAGGGATTGAGTGTTAGCGCTCCAGATGTCTTGCAATTGGTCGAGGTAAATGTCCTTGAGCGAGTTCATGGCCATGTCGATGTCCTTTCTTCTGGTTCATGGCCCAACCGGGCAGCGCCATGTAAGGTTCCTCTGATCGGTCAGGTTTGCCTGTATCTCGCCCGATTGCCTCTGGGTCTGAGCCAGAGAAAAAAGCTTTTCTGCCTGCCGGATCTCAGCGCTATGCGGGTTTGCGCTGTTCGTCAGAAGGGCAACCTCTCGCCGGGCTGCCGATGGTGAAACGGCCTTACCTTGCGTCTGCGAGATCGATGCGTTGGCTGAGCTCCGATAAGCGCGAGTTTGCGGACGTTCGCTGCGCTTATGCTTCTGTCCGGGTTCGAACGCATGGGAGCCTGCATGACTGCTCGGCCATCAGTTTTCCGGGTGCAGGTATTCCACGATCGCTACATCGTTCGAGCCGTTCAAGGGCAGACGCGCGTAATCAAGATTTTCAGGGCCAAGACTCGTATCCTTCAAGGCTGACAACAGCCGGCTGCGGGACAGATCGCGACCGGCTTGCCTTAATAGTTTGGCAAGCACACGGGCCGACAATGTCGCGTGCGCTTCCAGCGGGTGCAGGTCTTCGTCGAGGGCCAACTCAATGAGGTGCGGCGCTTCGATTATCAGAAAACTGCGTTCTGCATGAGGTGTCGCGTGCGCCTTTGATGCCAAACGGTACAGAATGACAGGATCGGGCAGTTCTGCTGGCACATGGCCGGCGAGGTCAATGACCGCATCCGGTTTTTGCTGGTTTGCGACGAAGTGATCTACCGGTCCAACCACAGCTTCCGGCACTGCCAGACGGATCAGGAACGACAGTGTTTCGACCCGGTCCGGTTCTGCGGAGATGCCAATCCGCTGCGCCGTCGTCGTCGCAAGATGTGCAGCGATGGCGCCATCGATATCACGTTCGGTCGGGAGAAAACTTCTTTGGATCGAGGCGTCTTCGCGCCCACCGATTGCGTTCAAGGCGAAGATAACCGGCAAACCCGTCGCGACCAGCTGATCGGTCAGGTCATCCTGATGCGGCGGCATGGCAAGTGCAGCGATCACCATGTCTGCCTGCCCGAGGGGATCATCGAGCGCCACCACCTCGATCTTGCGTCCGTAGACAGCGCCTGAGGGCAGGAGTCGCGCGACTTCATTTTTGAAAGCGTAGAGATATCGGGCACTCAGCGCGGGGAATGCGGGATCACTCACAACGCCAAACCGGACATTGTCTGGCGCGATTCCCTTTGCCTGCTGGTTTGGGAGGTCCTTCAGGTAACGCCACAATGACTTCAGTTCGGCCCCAGACAGATCGTAGCGCGGCATGATCCGGCTCAGGCTGCGACCGTCAGGGTTGGTGCCAGATGTCAGGGCATCGCGAAATTGCTCAAGAGTGTAGGCCGATCGCAATTCGGTTGGCTTGAGCAAAGCAGAGCCTGCGATCTCGGGCACGTTCCCTTCGATGCCGCCGGTCCCATCGCGCCCGTGACATTTGTGGCAGGCAAAACGCGCAATCCGCCCGTCTGCTGCCGTCGTGTTCTGCCCGGTGAACAGGTCATGTGCCGGATCAGCCCCCGCAATACCTGCGGCGAACGTCAGACCGGCCGCCAATGTGGCCAGCCCGCTGCGCATCAACTCGATATGGCGTTCAGCATCGACAGCAATTCATCGACGGACGGCATGGTCTGCGTGCGGAAAAATTCGCCAGTCTGCCCATCGCCGACCAGAAACACCGGATCATGCAGTTCAAGATTGTGTACCGGTGCGCCAACGGATTGCAGCAAGCGGCGGATGTCACCCGGATGACCCGTCAGCCATAGCCAGCGATCGCTTGCGCCAAATTTCTGCGCCGCTTCGGCCATCATGGCAGGAGTGTCATTTTGAGGATCAATCGTGACCGAGAGCAAGCGTACATCCCGGCCACCGACCGTGCCGACTTCGTCGTCCAACTGGGCCATGATATCGTTGCCAATCGGGCAGATCGACCCGCAGAGCGTGTAGCTGAACGTCATGACCAGCAATGCGCCACTGTCCAGCTCGCCGCGCAGCGCATGCGGCCTCGCGTGGTGGTCGACCAATGTCATTTGAGGAAGGCTGATCTGACCCTGCACAAATGCCGCGCTATCCTGCGCGGCGGACGCAGCCGCACAGACCGTCAGAGCACCGATCATGACAAGTCCTGAAATGCGTATCATTGCCTAGTCTCCTTGAGTGACGGCTTCGATCAACACCGCGGAGCGCAGACCCAGATGCGCGGGCATTTGCATGGGCTGCACTGCAAAGGTGCCCGCGTGAGGGAGTGTGATCTGAAACGCCAAGGCGCCGTCGGATTGCGGAACCGCCATCACTTTGGTGCGCCAGCCCGATTTGAAACCAGGTACAAGAATCGGAGTCCGAGGCATTTTGATCAATTCGCCTTCGGGTCCGTAGAACTTCAGCTTCATGTCGTGAGGTTCCCCTGCGAGGATCGGCTTGGACCCCTTCAAGACCTCCATCCGCACCGGCATCACGCCATTGGCCTGCCGGGTGCCCTGCACTTCGAACCGCAGACAACTGGACAGGCCGGTTATTCCCGTGGTCAGCATCAGCTCATATTCTCCGGCGGGAAAGGCCCAGGTGACGCTGAATTGGCCCGGAGCGGTCTCCTCGAGCCGCCGGTCTACGACCAGCACCTTTTGCGGGACTCCGCCACGCAGCCGCGTGGCATCCATCGGCGGCATGCCGTTCACGCCCGACATGGCCTCTATCACAAAGCCGGTTTGCGTCACGGGATCAACGGCCAGCAATTGTGGTGATGGCGCCAATGGCAAGAGCAGCGCGGTTTCGCCTTGTGGGCGGTCACCTTTGACGCCCAGCCGGACTTCCGTGATCTCTGCCGCGCGACCGATGTCGACTGTGTCCAAATCGATGACCCCGACAAAGCCGCCATCGTGGCTGAGCAAGTAGGCCGCGTCATTGAAGATACGCGCCTCCGTGATGGTGGCGTCGCGCAAGGCAACAGGCTGAACCACTTGCGCGCGCGCCAGATCAATCAGCACGAACGTGCCCTCACCCGGGGTCCAGGCAAGCGCAAAGCGCCCGTCCAAGCTGACCGAAACGCGGGAAAAAGGCAGGCCCAGCGGAATATCAATCGGAACATCGACGGCATCCAGATAGCGCACTTGCGCCACGCTGCGTCCGGCAGGCAGGCTCAGCAGACCGATGTCACCGATCGCCGCAACATCTGACAGCGGCGACTGAGGTCCCAGGTCCGTTATGGTCTGGCCGTTTGTCCGATCAATCAGCCGGATCGCGCCGGTATCCGAAAACACCACGATCGGTACGTCAAGTTCGTCGCGCAGGTCAACGCGCGCAGCGCCCAGTTCTGTGCTGCTGCGTAGGGTGCCATCAGGTGCCAGACGGCTGAGCGTGCCATTTTCCGACGATGTCACCCAGATGTCACCGTCCTCGGTCACGGCAATCCCGTCCGGTGATGCGAGCCCCGTCGCCAGGACCACCGCGTCACCACCCGGTACGGGCAGCGCCATCACCTGGCCGAGAGTGCCCTGTGTCGCGAGTACGCGCATCTGCGCTGTGTCGATCACAATCCCGGCGGGTTGTTCGTCCAGTTTGAACGCCGCCAGCATGTTCGCGCTCATCAGGTTCAGCTTGGGGTCAATGACCCCCACCGATCCATCTCGCGACAGCATCGCCAGCACCGATGTGTTCAGGTTGACAGACCCGGTCGGCACCGCCCCCGTCGTCAGGAAGCCACGCACAGCCTGTTCGCAGCTGGAATTGCCGGTCTGAACGGGCCGAACCCATCCCTGTAGCGGAACGCCGCGCGGAGGTTGCCCGGTGACGGCATCAGTCAGGGTCAGATTAAGTCGCACCATCTGACCGTCCGCCGGCTGCATCGATTGCCCGGACGCCGGGTCTGTCAGGGTCAGATCCGCCGTCAGACTGGTTGTACCGTCCTGCGCAAATCCCTGTGCTGCTGCCAGAAGGGCAAGACCACAACCGGCAATGGTCGATCTGATCCGCATCTACCGCTCCTCTGCCCGGGCACATGCACTGACGCGAGGGTTTTCAAACTGGTCTTTTGCGACCACATCCAGAAGCCCCCAACTTCCGCCCGAGCGGGTGTGGGTTGGGCCGTCAAACCAAAGGTAGCACCCGGGCTTTACGGCTTTGGTCAGTGATGCCGTGATCGCCTTGCCAGGCGCCAGAAGGGCTGCGCGCGGGAAACCGAAGCCACGGAACATGTCATCGTAATCCTGGGCAATTGTAGCAAAGGCGCGCTGTCTGGCACGACCACCGGGATGCACCACATGCACTACGACCTCTTCGCCGGCGATGGCGCGCAGAACCGGCATCGGTTGTCCCGATGGCACGGTCAGCTCGGTCGGCTTGAGCGGAAAGAACTCTTCACCGAATTCAAAGGCATTCAGGTTGAAATGGCTTTCGACATTGCCTTGCCCGGTATCGCCCAAACGGACATTGAAGGGTTCACTCCGGTAACTGACGCCCTTTTCGCCCCAATCGTAACTGTCCCCGCAAATTCCACAGGTTGCCACCAGCCGGATGTTACTTCCGCCGACAAGCGTTTCATCCTGTGTCTCTCGATCGGTCAGGTTCAGGCCGTCCTGCCAGAACAAGGTGAATTGCCGAATGACGTGCTTTTCGTCATCCGGACCAGGCGTTGTCAGCTGAGCCGTCCAGAACGGTCGATCCGGGCGGTCGCCATCGGGAACGATCACGGTGTCGGTGCAAGCCCGGTCATTGGTCGGTCGCAGGAACCGTTTTGGGACCGGCAGCTTGTTGGACTGCTGGCCGGGGTCCAGAAGGTCCAGCCGGAAGCATCCGAAGCGCTGACCGCCGAACCGGCGCTTTGGCGCCCTGACATCCTTTATGACCGCATCTTCGGGCACAACAGTGATGGCGCCGATCAACCCTTCGAGCGGATGACCGATGACATCGCCCTGTGATTTCACCGGCAGCGCACCAAAGGCATAGGGCACAAAGCGCACGTCAAATACGTCGAGCCATTCGATCAGCCAGACCAGGCCGGGACGAAACAGGATCGCATCCAGACGAGACGAATACTGGCGTGTCAGATCATCAAGTTTCAGCGTGATGGCAATGAGACGACGGGCCACATCAGGATCTGACCGGACCGCCGCCGCTGCGAGGGACTCGAGCGAGACCTGCACGCCACGATCATCGCCTCTGGGGTCATCTCCGGCCAGACCGAGATTTTTGGCGATATCCGCTGGGAGCAACACGCTTTCACCGTAAGAGATCCCCCTGAATGAGGTTCGGCCGATTGCCACCTGATCCAGGCCCAATTCCTTGCGGGTGTCCGGGTCAAGACGCAGTGGATCCATGCCGAGGATGTCGAGCTCTTCCTGCGGTCGCAAATCCAAAAGCTCAGTACCGGATATGAGCTCATCGATCAGGGCCGCGAACTCACGTCGCTGGCCAGCATATCGCACTGCAAGCCGTTCGACATCGTCAAGATCCTGGCCCAAAGTCCGATCAGGCGAAACCAGTCCCACGCGGTCGCGGAATAGCCGTGCCAGACGCGGATTTTCCGCGTCGAGGCGTCTTGCTTCCTCATTCACGCCCGCCAGCGCCGGATTTTGTTTGACAAGATCAGACACGGCCAGCTCTTCGATTTCTGCCGGAATGTAGCGACGGATTGACGCCACTTCAAACCTGTCCGCCACGACCGGTCCGGCAGCCACTTGCAATGCCGTGCCGGGATTGATCAGGCTCCAGACCGGACTCCGTCGCCAGTTACCGAAGGCTCGTCCGGCATAGAATTCCATCTGCATGATCTCGGCGCTTCGCTCGCGATTGTCCGGCGGTTCAAGATCGAGATTAGAGAGCGTCACCGTTGAAACGCGTCCAGTGTCCGCGCCGTCCAGCGCCCAGATCGGGTTGCGTCCGACAGGGCGGGCGTAGCTAAGCTGCTTGTTCATGACCGGAAGCGGGAAATTCACCGCCAGGCGGTTTGACGGCTCGATATCGTCATCGACGTCAAGCTCCGACGTGAGGTTCGCGTTCTCATTGGGCGTATCGTCCGCCTCTTCCTCGGGAGACCACCGCACATCTACATTCAGGGATGTGATCTTTGGCATCAGCGCGTCACCCGGCGCGTCCTTGAGACCGCTTGAGCCCTTTTCACGGCGAAGCGCATTGATCCAGGTGACCCGCACGCAGTCCCCGGCGTTGACATTCATCACCATCGGCTCGGGCCTGTCGTAGGCGTCTTGCACGGCGGTGATGACGTCCTTAAGCGGTATGGCGTTCCACGAGCCAACATTGTCGATATCCACAGGGTTCACATCATTGACGGTTGGAAATTCTGCCGGATGGGCAAGGCTCAGCACGCGCCTTGGATCGACGATCGCGAAAAACAGACCGTCCGGGTCTGACAATCGCTCGGAATAGAGGGTGCCACTGCCAAAAACCGTCTCGGCCTCTATTGCGACAACGGCTGCATAAACCCGCTGGGCTGTTGGATCGCATTTGGCGATCAATTCGGGTTCAAGAGCTTTGCCTGTTGGTTCGGGTTTCACGATCAGTCCATCGAACCGGTTTCGAAAATCCAGCATGCGGTCCAAAGGCGCCGGTGGTTCTGTGAATTGCGCCGGCACGATGCGCCCGATCCCGCCGCCCTGTCGGATGTCCGGCGTCAGGAAGCCGCGCCTGTCGGGCAAGTCCAGACCGGGAATATCAATCTGCGGCAGACGGTTTTCCGGCAGGCGAAGGCCGGGACTTCTGCTCTCTGGCATTTGCAGGTCCGGCACACGCAAACCGTCAAGGTTGTTGCGCAGCAGATCCTGCAGACGTCCGTCAGGGGCTCGCAGGTCCAGATCGGGCAGCCTTGGTCGAACAGGCGCATCTGGTTGCAGCAACGCCTGTTGGTCCAACAAAGCCTCGGCCTCGCGCAGCAACGGATCGGCAAATTGTCGAGCCTCATCGCCGCGGATTTCATTCGTGCGTAGTTGCAGCAGCGC
Encoded here:
- a CDS encoding c-type cytochrome is translated as MAAGLTFAAGIAGADPAHDLFTGQNTTAADGRIARFACHKCHGRDGTGGIEGNVPEIAGSALLKPTELRSAYTLEQFRDALTSGTNPDGRSLSRIMPRYDLSGAELKSLWRYLKDLPNQQAKGIAPDNVRFGVVSDPAFPALSARYLYAFKNEVARLLPSGAVYGRKIEVVALDDPLGQADMVIAALAMPPHQDDLTDQLVATGLPVIFALNAIGGREDASIQRSFLPTERDIDGAIAAHLATTTAQRIGISAEPDRVETLSFLIRLAVPEAVVGPVDHFVANQQKPDAVIDLAGHVPAELPDPVILYRLASKAHATPHAERSFLIIEAPHLIELALDEDLHPLEAHATLSARVLAKLLRQAGRDLSRSRLLSALKDTSLGPENLDYARLPLNGSNDVAIVEYLHPEN
- a CDS encoding ferritin-like domain-containing protein yields the protein MAMNSLKDIYLDQLQDIWSANTQSLPVVTELGRAAQDEELSEALIAGGNGIADGIAEIEKLCNEHGIKPSAEHCKGMEGLVKEARAHGLSNEIADADVRDAAIIPQYQRMVHYALAGYGTLAAFANRLGLDSDAAVLKKCLDQTYDGDRRMTEIAMKGGVNKEATS
- a CDS encoding SCO family protein is translated as MIRISGLVMIGALTVCAAASAAQDSAAFVQGQISLPQMTLVDHHARPHALRGELDSGALLVMTFSYTLCGSICPIGNDIMAQLDDEVGTVGGRDVRLLSVTIDPQNDTPAMMAEAAQKFGASDRWLWLTGHPGDIRRLLQSVGAPVHNLELHDPVFLVGDGQTGEFFRTQTMPSVDELLSMLNAISS